CATCGTGGTCAACTCCGTGGCCAACGGCATGGGCAAGGCCCAGGACAAGGTCCTGCAGTCGCTCTACGGCCTCGGTACGGACATGACGGTCACCAAGGCGGCCACGCCCGCGGCCGCCGGCTCCCAGCAGCCCCGCTTCCAGTTCGGCGCGCGCGGCGAGGGCGACAAGACGACGCAGAGCAGCGACCGGGTCCGGGTGCAGGGCTACACCACCCTCGCCTCCTCCACCGTCGACAAGGTCGCGGGCCAGCAGGGCGTGGCAGCGGCGGCTGGCGGGCTGAACCTCTCCGTGGTCAAGGTCAGCGGCACCTTCACCCGCGGCCAGTTCCAGCAGGGCGGCGGCGCGGGAGGATTCCGGCGCGGCGGTGCCTCCGGCGGCCCGCAGGGCGAAGTCAAGGGCGGCGGCGCCGACTTCGGCATCAACCAGTACTCGGTCTACGGCACCGACGTCACCCGGACCGGGCTCGGCCCGCTGACCTCCTCGAAGATCACCAGCGGCCGCGGCTTCAAGACCACCGAGACCGACGCCAAGGTGGCCGTGGCCGACTCGGCCTACGCCAAGGAGAAGAAGTACGAGGTCGGCTCCACCGTCACCATCAAGGGCACCGCGTACAAGGTGATCGGCATCGCCACCGCGGACAGCGGCGACTCCGCGGCCAACCTGTACATCCCGCTGAAGCAGGCGCAGACCCTCGCGGGCGAGAAGGACAAGGTCACCACGATCTACGTCAGGGCGACCGACTCCCAGCGCATCGACACCGTCAAGAGCGCCATCCAGAAGAACGTCTCCGGTACGACGGTCACCACCTCCTCCGACCTCGCCAAGACGGTCTCGGGCTCCCTGTCCACCGCCTCCTCGCTCGCCACCAACGTCGGCAAGTGGCTGTCGATCGCCGTGCTCGTCGCCGCGTTCCTGGTCGCCGGGCTGCTCACCTCGTCCGCGGTCTCCCGCCGGGTCCGCGAGTTCGGCACCCTGAAGGCGCTGGGCTGGAAGTCCGGCCGGGTCACCCGGCAGGTGGTCGGCGAGGCCGTCGTCAACGGCCTGGTGGGCGGCGTCCTCGGCATCGCCCTGGGCCTCGCGGGCGCCTACGTCGTCACCGCGATCAGCCCCACCCTCTCCGCCCAACTGGGCGCGACCGGAGGCGGCTTCGGCGGTGAGCGGCCCGGCGGCGGCGCCTTCGGCGGCGGTGGCGCGGGCTTCGGCGGCCCCGGCCGGCAGGCGGCGAAGTCCCTGGAGATCGCCCTCACGGCCCC
This Streptomyces misionensis DNA region includes the following protein-coding sequences:
- a CDS encoding ABC transporter permease; translation: MFFTYLRRELRRRRKAALVVASGLALGIALVIVVNSVANGMGKAQDKVLQSLYGLGTDMTVTKAATPAAAGSQQPRFQFGARGEGDKTTQSSDRVRVQGYTTLASSTVDKVAGQQGVAAAAGGLNLSVVKVSGTFTRGQFQQGGGAGGFRRGGASGGPQGEVKGGGADFGINQYSVYGTDVTRTGLGPLTSSKITSGRGFKTTETDAKVAVADSAYAKEKKYEVGSTVTIKGTAYKVIGIATADSGDSAANLYIPLKQAQTLAGEKDKVTTIYVRATDSQRIDTVKSAIQKNVSGTTVTTSSDLAKTVSGSLSTASSLATNVGKWLSIAVLVAAFLVAGLLTSSAVSRRVREFGTLKALGWKSGRVTRQVVGEAVVNGLVGGVLGIALGLAGAYVVTAISPTLSAQLGATGGGFGGERPGGGAFGGGGAGFGGPGRQAAKSLEIALTAPVSVTTIVLAVCLAVAGGLIAGAFGGWRASRLRPADALRRVE